Genomic window (Alligator mississippiensis isolate rAllMis1 chromosome 4, rAllMis1, whole genome shotgun sequence):
TGCAACACTCCCAGTGACAAAAATATTCAGATAGACAAATGGCTACAAGGTGACATGGGTCATATGATGTTAAAGGTATATCAGCTCAATTACCTGGTGCGGCCGCAGGAAGTTGACATTGATATTGGGATAGCGGGTGGCAGGATCGATGCTGTATTGGCTAAAGTTTTTAGTCACATTCTCAGGGGTGGTCTGAGGCAGCAGCCTATAAATGCTTTCTCTAAGGAAAAATAATGATTTCTGATTAAtaaacaggaaaaggaaatacCTTGCTTGGTCATCTTCAAAGGTAAGACTCTCTTGAAGTCAGGACAGTTAAAACACTCAAAATGATAAACCCACCCCTTCAGGTACTAAGCAGATCAGAACCAAAGATGTGGgacagaaaattttccagtgctttatttttccatgggaaattttccatttctaaaaattcactgtttcataaaattcatcaGTAACAATacatggatgccaatacaatattagacaagcttggcagtttcaaaattgtaattaatgtttttcaggtgattatcccaaggaagtaagagagagagaatacgTATATGTTTTACTGacttgtaaacaggagggtaaatacattcacataataatccaaaccaaagaatcaagttatgaattcacctaattggctgtgcaaatcaaatcaaaacccAAATGAACGCACTGCTAAGCTTGTTttttatttctcaaaatctcttgcttctggagaatcagtcagaagcacaattagcgAAGAAGATGCAGTATGATGATAaattgcccttgcccatagactcattggtaaaaccatcctttagcgaAAGAGAaagtggttcaagtagttctgaatcagatttgcctcaatctgattctgaaacggaactaataagtagtgcaagtgattctacagatagtgacagtgaaactggaggtgatGCAATGACCTCAGTGCAAGAGAGTTAaactgttgaagtagatgagtggacaaccacggCATATCATGcgcagttctttgggtgtgctacaATTAGTGTgtcagttttcagtgccttcatttttttttttaaatataaacaaacaatgtaagggaagtataTGCtcttgtgtattgtctttacatttttacaagcattccaataaaaataatttctttccacataaagctttgaatttgaaTATAACATTTGAATCACATGAAGCGTgccttatttaatttttttcctaatcaaatatttcagttcaaatacttgtggctgtTGGAACAAAATTatcatgggggtacttttttagttttgtttactaaatacaaGTCACATAAACATGTGAAATCAGATTACACTCTATTTAAAGCATtggacattttttaaattcaaaattttccagaacACCCACATCTCTGATCAGAACTAGTATTTATGGATCTAATTAACTAGGACACCAgtcaggagaaaaaaataaaagtatatttCAGTGTCAACAGTTTTGTATCACAAATGAATGGAATGCCCTTGTCCAGACCTCTGTTTTCAGCTCTGACCACCCTATCCCTTACTCAAAGGCATAGCAAAAATATAGTCCAGAGACAGAGAGCAAATTATTATAAGGCATGAAAATAATTGCATATAAATTggatttcttaaaaataaataaatagatggaTTACAAACAAATGGTACAGACAAGTTTTAAAAAGTACTAATAATCAATCATGTTCTCCTATTTCCAGGGCATCGAAAATGTGGCTCATGGACTGAATTCACTCCGCAGAGCTTTATCATCTAGCTCGCAGTGCTACCTGCAGCACACATGGACAGTCCAGGGTGCACATTGCACATGGTGCCCACATTGGTTcagccctatgggctggatccaacacATGGGGCCAATCTGTTAGCATGATCTGGTCTGCAGACCAACTTCATGGCCAAAATAATTTGATACAGAACAGTTCAAAAACTGTATTTTTGGCCACAGTTATTCCCCATTACCTCTCTGCAAGAACCTCCAGGGGGCTGGCTCCCAGAGACCAACTTCGTACCATCCAAGCAGAGTCCATGGCAGCCAGAAAACCTCTAGCTATTCCAGTTCCCATTGGCCAGAATGGCTAGCATAACAGGTTGCAAAAGAGATGCGAGAAGAAAAGGGTTACTTTttgaacaaagaaaataaaacagtatCAAGAATACATTCAGTGGGCAGTCTTCAGGCATAGCATAGTTCACAAATAAACTTAAGACTTTGGTTCTCTCTAGATTAATGGAAGCCAGATGCACAATAAACTGGCTCTGGGCTTCCCCCAAAACTAGCACTGTTCCCTAGAATGATTTGTAGCTTAGAGGTGCTTACAAGCACTTCTTCAAAACCACAATTTCAGATAACTACAGCATGGTGATTATAAACTGTTTTAGTACAGACTCCTTCGAGGTCCTAGCCACAACAAAAAGCAGGTGGAACAAAAGATGATCCATCAGGTCTCTACACTCAGCTTACTACACAAGATCATTTCCTATTTGCGATACTCCCAGCATTTCTTCCCTCCCACTTTATTACATAAAATAGTAATTGTCCCCGTCAAAGAATTCCTGAAACACAAAAGAAAGTTGTATTCATTTCAGTGGTTTGACAGGGTGCAATTGCTAGTGTTTGTGCTTCCATTCATGGTTCACATGCTAAGTTTAATACTCACCTCCAACAGACTGTCCCCAACCAACGCCACTAGCAGCTGGTGGCCATTCTGCTCTCGCACCAGAGCTGCATTCTCTGATGCGTACATACATGTGAAGTCAAACATCGCCACATCTGGCTGTCCGTAGTGATTGATGGCAAAATCCAAAGATGGCAGTTGTTGATTGGTAGAAAAGTCAGCAGCTTCCCTGGCATAATTAAGCAAAGCTTCCTGGTCCACATTTTCCCGTGAGAGTAACAGCTCTGTGTCTGCATAGTCCTACCCAAACAAGAGAAAAACTGGAATAAAATAGTCTTGTGAGCAGGGAGACTTAAGTGCGACACATGCAGATTGCTGACCACCTACAATTGCCAAGTCCAATGGTTTAGATTCTTTGTCCATATTCTTTCATATTTCCTAGTGTCTAGgcttccaaaaaaaaataaacaatggctgcctatacaagtactcagggtggaggcagggaaggaaggggagcattttaattagcatTGATCCTGAAGAGCTGCCCTAAAACACCTCGGCatcatgtgcattaagcatccccgtgtttcaaaatggccacggggcattttaactaaagctcatttgatgaggtgCCCcggggccattttgaaacacgggggggtgggggcttaATATATATGTGACAATGAGGCaacgctggagcattctaattggaacatggagcagactcaattaatcaagtctgctctgacgtatTCTAAATAGAATGCAGGCCAACACATCTATAGGCAGCCAATGTTTCTAAGTCTATCACTTGCAAAGTGTCTCATCAAACCCACTGGCATCTCTAAGAATGAAGAAAGACAAAATGATTACATCCAACTGTCTGAACATACAGGGATGGTGGGGTTTGCTTTCTAAGTGTACACACTACAGATGGACTCATGCTAGAGACAATGTTTGAGCCATAGGTGGGCTTTTAGGAACATCTACAAAGAAGATGAAGATAGTTATATTCTATAACTTTATAAAGGTGTATAACTGTCCCCTTATAATCATGAGTTCCTTCAAAaacaactaccatatttacttgatgaGAAGATGAGGTTTCCCCCCACCCAATATAATATGGGGGGAAAAATCCCCTCACCTAACAATGGAGCACAAggcagcgggggagggggtgaaaaGAGGAGCAGCTATTACAGGCCTCAACCCAGTGTTGGGactggagccacagctgccaccctcctctcctccccctcttccccccccccacttatgcatgccctgccactcctcccccacagtcccactccctccacaGTGCTGCTTCTCCTTCTATCTCCTTCTGCCACACACCTCCTTATCTTTGCTCTACTCcacaccagcaggctccatccatgctgcaccctggggcacagagcatagCTCCAGCCCAGTCCTGCAAAAGCAACAGTGGGGAGATAGctctgctgctacagggctgggctggaacagcaaTGCTGGCTTTGTGCCACTACTATGAGGCAAGGCTAGAGCTGTGCTCTGCagctcagggtgctgcagggaTGTAGCCTGGTGGCATAAAGCAAAGAAGGGGCAAGGGGAAACAGACAGGAGGAAAGATGGGGCAGGGACCCGAGGCAGCGGGTAGCAGAAGTGGCGTGAagtagggagcaggggaaggggaaaaccAGGGAAGCCTGAGGCTGCGGGGCGCAGGAACAGGCACaatggggaagtgggggtggacaggcagcagagggaaagCAGCCTGCCACTCTCACTGCTAGTCCTACTGCCTGCCTCATTTACTGCCCTCCCCTTATGCAGCAGCGGGAGATGGGGGGACAAATTTAATATtatcctccaataattatattccatacctggaaaattattataaaatgtataaattttccatgtatagcatctaattactggggaggtcatcttacattcacagtCATCTTGTAtctgggtaaatacagtaatgaCATTTGTTAAATCATTTTTCCACTTTGcatatttaaaaactatttttgttcCATCTTTCTAGGGTGTGAATTTCAGAGTGTAATTGTAAAAAACTTGTCAGAATCAAAAAAGCTGAAATAAGGACTACATAAAAGCATCTAACTTAAGTCCTGAGAACTCTGTTGGAAAGAAATGGACAGACAAACAAATTAATCGTAAAATGAAGGGTGAGAGAGGGGACTTACTGGATGTCAGCTATTCTATGGTAACTGCTTCATGCAACTGTGTCTATTCCAAGGTAAGTGGGAGCTAACCTGGGGCAGATTACCACCATTTCAtttagtccaaaaaaaaaaaaaaaaaaaaaatttaaataggCGGTTCGTTAAGTCCTTCACTCTGGTGCTTTCACAGTTAGCACAAGATAAGCTGCCCTGGCTTAGCTTCCATTTACCACAGGATAGGATTGGTCATACAAAACAGACAGTGCAGAACAGCTGACTTATGGTCAATTCCTCTTCTTCCAATTCAGAATAATTTTTGTGTCTGTCAATAAGCAGCAAATATGAGTTTTAGCGTTATTTAAAACAAGTTTATTGTATAATAGCTATGTATAGCAAAGCAATTTATTTCTTATGTTCATTTGGACTAAGCTTTCAGATGTTATCTAGGATTTCCTCCAATATATTTCAAATGACATTCCTCCAAGTCAGACTGACACACGTGAGATACTACAGAACAAACCCACTAGGAGGAGTTAAATTCTTGGTGATTAATATGAGACATTAAGTATGAAGAAATAATGGAAGAATGGAAGCAGGAAATAGAGAGTACATTGCTTTGCAAAAGCTCCTGTCATCCAAGCTCATCCTAAGGAAAACTAAGCTTCAAATTTATAAAATCATAAATTAGGCCACATATAATCTACAGCAGTCAAACCTAGGTTCTCTCAAGCAAATGAGATATCGCTAGATCATTTTGAAAGGGAGATTTTACAGAAAATCTTTGGTGTACAGTAtaatttggatgagggggtgaagagctcacttgccaagttcacagatgacaccaagttatggggacgtgtggtcatgcttgaagataggctacagatacaggtggatctagacaggctatcAAGTTGGgcgagtcagaaccagatgaagttcaatgtaaAAACATGTAAAGTGCTCCTCCTGaatcgatgcatctccaacaAGACCAAGGAGATGAATCATCTGCTCTATTCGACAATGGTGAGACCCCCAatgggagtactgcatccagttctgggcactgcactttaacaaggacatggtaaaacttgagagtccagagagggactacccatatgattagaggaaaggctgagggacctgggacttcagcctgagaaagagaaggctaagagagGACTTGGCAGCAGCTTACTGCCACATGAGGGGAGTAcgaggggctcagtgaacaagtGTTCACCAGGGAGCCCTTGGGGacaaccaggagtaatggccaaactcctggaagaccgtttcaggctcaacattaggaaaaacttgttcacagttagggtgtccagattgtggaataagctccctccagaaggtacaatcgcctaccctggaaatctgcaagaggagactggacagtcaccttgctggagtcacctgaccccaaccccacctgttatttttcctgcctggtgcagggatggtgttggacccaatgatcttccaaggtcccttccagccttacaatctatgatcCCAAAACACAAGAATGGTGCTTAAAAAGCAATAGAGTTGCATCAATTGTACAGAGACCCAACCTTGACAGGAAGTCAGAGCACAATGGCTACAGTGGCTGAGacatgctgaaaaaaatggaTGCCATCCAGGCACCAAAGCAAGTGCACCTCAGAGTGCCAGAGGAGAGAAGGCCTCATGGACAATCAAGACAAAGAAGGCTACATGATGTAGTGTCAGACCTACAGAACTTAAATATAAATGACTGGAAGATGAAAGCACACAACAGATGGGAAGGGATTCAGATAGTGGAGGCAGCCAAGGGCCCCTTGGCATATAGTATTAAATAATAGTAATGCTAATAGTAATAACAACAATTATAATAATTGTTGTTATTTTACTTTAAATATGATTGAGGCAGGTTATATATATTACCAGAACAGGGTTGACCAACTTGAGGCACGTGTGGAAGTCACTGGCAGCCACTGCATGTGCCATGCAGCAGATTAGGGCTGGGGCAGACATGGGAAGATATTTAATGGTCCTATGATTAGAAACCTTATTTCCTGAGGTGGACATAAATTGAGGGCAGAGTACCATTTGTAAATCTGTAGTAAGGACTCAATATACTGAGTCTTTCTTTAACAAGGTGATTGCCACAAAGTTTGCTCAAAACTCATGCAAGTCATGTCCTAAAATATGTTTGTATCAAACCATTCTGAAGAGGCCAAAATGCCTTAGAATATATGTAACGATCGTGTATTTCATTCCTTTCAGAAACACTCATTTCTTGCAAAATGCCAAATTGCATCCAAACCAGCTAGTTTACAGGAGGTTTAAAGAATTTAATACTCACATGTCGTATCACCCCTTTGTCCAGCAAACTCTGCTTTTTGGCAGTCATGACGAAGTAGTGAGTATCATCTTTGTAGTAGACAATGTTCTCCAAATCAATGCCTGTGACAGAATGAAGAGATGAAGTGCTACTACAGCAAAAACACAACCTGCAATACAAAAGCACACTAGACTCATCCAACACCCACTACCTCCAAGTGTGATGAACAGCCTTGCCAAAGTCTTCCAAAACCTTGGAAAGTTCCAGCCTCGCAGAGCCAGACAGATTATAGGAGCTGGAAACCCTAACAGATAGGACTGCACTAAGCTGTTTAATTCACAAGCtctaaagggattttttttattttttttttttttaacttatgtGTGAAAGTTATACTGTTTCCCTCTGTAATGggttggcttttttgtcatagctCTAAGCTAGAGAGAGAAAGACCCAGCACCCTGATTTTTCCATGGAGCACTACAAACATATAGCATGCCTCGAAGTTTGAAGAGGCAGCCATACACTTGTAGGCAAAAAGTGTCAAGCATCTAAAGAATAAACAAATCAGACTGGGAAAGAGGAATAATATATTATACTTTTTAGATCAAGGCCCAGACAGTTTTGAAACAGACAGCTAGAGTCAAAAACTGGTAAATCAGTTTAATTCTTCCACTTCTGGAAGTCAGGCTACCGCATACAAACCTGTATCTTCTCGAAGATCCTGAAAGAACTTCTGGTTGAATATGAAGGCCACACCACTGATCTCTTCCACTTTGGCTTCAGCTGTGGTGTTGCGGTTGATGAAGTTTGCTGTGATAGCAATTGCTAACTTGCCACGGAACTCTTTTCGGCGAAAACCTAAGTGGACGATAGAGCAAAGATAGTAAGAAATATGGTTCAACTACAGAAAAAGTTCAGCCTACCCTAGAGAGGGTTCCTCTTAGATATAGGCAGAAAGGGCTCAAATGATatagaaactagaaactttaaaACTTTTCTCTGTGGATTGGGGAGGAAGCAACAAAAATGCTTCATGTAAAAGTCTTTACCAGGAAAATATACCTATCTTTTCAGAGACCTCACTTAAGTTAATGTTTGTCCATATACAAGTGAGTTGCCTCCACTTTAAATATTGTAGTGTTGCATGCAGGAATGATGCAAGATATCATCTCCAACCAGCTTATTAAAACATCTACTTGTTCCATTCCTGATCTCACAAGCAAAGGGATGCTGCAAATACAGTTTTAGATAACGAAACCATAAAGAAAACGTTGAGAATGAGGAAAAGAATGTTATTTAGTTCAACACACCTGATCTCTTGCTACCAAAGAGAAATGTAAAGATTGAGTTCAGAGAACATGCACCCTAGCTATATCCTGTGGTAATGCAACTGCTGAGTTGGATTCCTGAAGGATGCAAGGGGTTTTTCCTCTGCATTCCCAACTTCTTTATAGGGAGACTTTTCAAATGCTTAATGTTTACCAAGATATCAGAGAGTATCTTGGATATTGAAAATCTGTTCTGTCCAACTCTGCTAAGAATATTTACAAGACAGACAAAGCTACAGCAAACCTTGTGCTGTGGAAAATTCTCCAAGGAGGACTCATCAAGAACCATTACCTTCTAAGGTGTtcctcctgccatcccctccaATGATTACTTCAAACTCATACTCCGACACTGGATGTGTTTTTGGGTGAACCAGTGCACGCCAACCTATCCCTGTGGATAAATCTTAGGTTAATGGTAACATTTAGTGCATCTACCTTCCCACACACATAATGAAACGAAACAGAAACCAGCTCttattgcatgcagtactcctgGTTTGGGAGGCTACTTAGCTAAGGCACATCACTGAAGGTGGTGTTAGCACATTTTCAGGGGCACTATGCTATCCATGACTGCACCTGGAAAAGGCCAGAACCAGACATCTTTGGTGGAATGGGATCAGATGTACTGGCAtatgtcatggcacagctgattGCACTCCAGGGATGTCTACAGACCTATGACAGTACAGCTGGTTGCCATGCCCCAGACTTGTGGCATGTCTGCAAGTGAGGAAAAACCCCCATTTGTAGACGTGCCCCCCAACTTGGGGAATGCATGCCAATGAATCTGTCTGAAGGGGAGTTCCCTGTGTGTACCTGCAAGTGCAGAGGGGAGATTCCCACTCCCCCACTCCAAGCTTGCTGGTGCGGGTAGGTAAATCCATACTACTGCCAGGAATGGACACTAGGTTGGTCCATGTTTCTaggagcagtgcagggcatgggcTGCAAATGCAGATGGGGGACCCCCCTACAGGAGTTCCCACCCTTGCAGGCATGCACCAGAAAACCCTCTGAAGAAGAATTATCCCGCATACTGCACAGGGtgcatgtctgcaagcagggaaccCTCACTTGCAGACATGCACCCCAAACCCAAACTTACCTCACTTACCTAGACACATCCCTGGAGGGATACATCTGCACaagtggggaaagaggcaggcacTCCCAACGCCTGAGGGAGCTGATCCTGtctgggaattcctggggtgtgcaggacTGGGCCGCTCAAGCCCAGGGAACCTCCACCCCGGGAAGGCTGGTAAGCTCAAAGAACTTCACATTGCCCAAGCTCTTCCACCATAAGCAAATAAAGTGGCTCAATTCATTACCATCTTCTGGTGTGACCATAAATTAGAGCATTTAGGGTGCAGCAGCAAGTCTGGATGTCTGCTTGCTTTTGTTTTGTGATGCCACAACATTTATGACAGCACAAAGGCGACGCCTGTTTCCACTCTAAGTCTCGTCTTTTTGTTTATCAAGGTGCCAAAGAGCCGTGGCCTGCCAGGGCATTTAGACAAACGGGGCTAAATGAGTCAGATATAATACAAAAGCCTATCAGAAAGATCACTGTAATGCCTACTTTACTGCATGAGCAAAAATCTTTGCCCAATATGCAGCAAGTCAAACTTCACATCCATACAGGATTTGTGTGGCCAGTAACAAAGCTGCCAACAAGCTTGTAGGATAAATGATATAAACAGTCTGAATGCATACTCTGCAAGGGGGAAAAGTCACTCAGTATTTTGGAATGACAAGCCAAAATGCTGCAGGAACTACTGCAAACTGTTGTGTTGTACCACTCCTGTAGAATGCATTAATATATACTACTGTAGAGTACAATCTTAGTTTTGGcaggcaaaaaaattaaaaaaaaaaaaaaaaaaaaaaatcagaattgggTACTAGGAAGAATAAAAATCTATTAGGGATAAAGCTAGCCAGCTTCCATTTGAAAAGCACCACATTCACTTCCTTGCCATCTCCCCAATCCATTTCAACTCTACCTACTCTCATTTTCCTGGTCCTCAGGGGGGTAGACAAGCCCCTGAAATTCCACATTAACATGGATCTCTATTCCCAAAATCAAGGCAACCTTCAAGAGGATGAGCTGGAGCTGACGGATACCTACAAGATAGCAAAAGACAATAAGGTACTGTATGACAATAAAAACCACACGTTAAATAAATTAATCAACGTAGCAATTATGGAAGCCAAATTGCTACAGTGTCCTCTCAGGATGAAGTTTAGAAGGAAAAAGTGTTCTGTCAGATTTCTGTAAGCCataacacagaaaaaaacaaaatctcatACCAATGTTGGAGTTCATCCAACAACTGCCTTCCTGTCCCAAGACATGTAATTCAAAGTTCATGGAAACTGACCACACACAGTCTAGTGGCAGGGCACCAAGCTTCTCACCTCCTCCACCCTCAAAAAAATCAGCATAACTTCTGGAGGTGGGATGGGTATATGGAGGTCAGCAGGCATACTATAGGAAATCAAGGAGGTCTTACTATGCTACAGGGAGACTCCTCTTGACTAGTTCCAGACATTGCAATGTAAAAtgttgcttttaaatgctaaCCATTTAGCTGTTTTAGGAGGAACAAGAGAAACTTGGGACTATATgcaatcaaaaataaaaatatgggtAACTAGAAACTGGAAAGGGAAATCTGTACAATTAAAGTTCGAATGAACCTTCACATAGTTAAATCCATCACTTCATAGCACAAGATGGACCTTCTCCTGTACTAAAAGCCATATCTTATCAGCCACTGCTAGGTCAGATTTGCTCCAGATTTACTTTTCAGTTTTGTCATGTGGTGAGCATATCCCTcttgctttttaaagaaaaaaacccagctggaGACATACCCAATACATTATCAAAAAATTAAATGCACTAGCCTGCTGATTGAATGGTTGTTTGAGCCAATTTTAAAAGGACGCCAGATCTGATTCATCAGAACCCATCTTAGTCTTATTTTCTCAGGGGCTTTATTCTTCTTTCCTCAGTCAAATCCTATTCACAACTTGGCAGTTTTCCTTAAAACTTTAAAAGTACTGAAGCCATCTTCACCATTCCCTTCCACTCTTCCAAATTTACAGATTATAAACTTATGGAGGAAAGGTCTTCCATTTGCTGGTGTAAATAAAACTACAACACTTCAGCTTTTTAAATAACAATGCCAGAACTGTTCCCATTTTTGCAGGGATATATGCAAAGTATGCTGTTCAAGAGAATCAGGTCATTTGCTATAACTTGTTTAAAGCATCTAAGGAAAGGAATTAGTGAGGCAGTTGCAGGGATGCGAGTGCAGCACTTGAAGCAAACTAGGAGAATCATCATTATGAAAGGAGAGCGGGAAGGTCCTCAACTTTGATTTTCATGGTAGAAAAAAAGAATAGGGCCATTACATGACAGCAGGTTGATATTACAGCATATTATAGGtgtctgcagcagcacccagtacAGCCACAACTTTGACCTTTTATCTTGCTGTAGTCCAAAAAGGCTATACAAAACATGAAGTGGAACTGCATTGTAGATAGGCACAGGAGATCAGAGCAGTTACAGATGAAGGCTGAGTTCTATGAATCACCACCACATGCTATCTCCCACCTTCTTTCCAGGGGAAAACGAGAGCTGCGATGGAATTAATAGCTGCTTTACTTACTGATATGGTCGATAGACCCTGCGCAGAACTTGCCATAGAACTTTTTGGCACCAAGGCCCCGCAAGTCATGTATGGTGAATGGCCACAGGTGAAGAACATTGTTGCGAGAGAAGGCATCCCTCTTTTCGATGACCACTACCTTAGCTCCTAGTAAAGATAAGTCAATGGCTGTACGAAGGCCACAGGGTCCAGCCCCAATGATGAGACACTGTAAAACAACCAGCATAAAGTGATTTAACAGCTTTGGATAGAAAAGCCTTGGATGTATTTCTttcacagctttaaaaaaaaaacaacaacaaaaacacagCACAGGAATGTACTGCAAGTGCTGTTTGCTTGGAACACAAGCTCCTATTGCACCAGGAACAAGCTTTTTTAATTTTATCCTTGTGCTCTGTCATTGTGATATATTAATGAAGTTACTGCAGTATGAAAACAAACCAAGCATGTCATAGCAGTCAGTGGAAGTGGTAAGAAGCATACAAGTAACCCACAGTTTTTCAAATATCATTTCAGAACCATGCTAAGTTGTAAACTCTCCCACCTATATAAAAATGGAGGGAATGTCACTGTTTCCATAGGGTCAAGCTTCGAGTTCACACGTCTTTCTTTAGACCAGGTGACTTAAGCTTTTTCTTTCACAGGTAAAATCCTGAATGGGCTATCTGTtcatatcagtgattctcaaccatggtgctgcagtgccctggagtgccttgagatccttttaagggtgttgtggAATGTCACAAACTGTTATCTCTATTAGATGAGTAAACACGATTCACAtaataaacccagaggtttcaaataggaattcatagtgtcaaaaacttctgacctgttgtgctctgaggtctttgcaacagaaggattattctattacttttctgtagtaaaaaaatggagtaaaaactaagagctggcattttccaaggggcgcTTCAAGTCCaatgaagggtgcctcaagtctaaaaaggctgagaagcactTTTCTATACACATTACctctctccactccctgccacaAAAAATGTACCTCTGTCATTggcattggacacaggtgtcactgtggatgtagtctttctggacttcagcaaggcctttgacactgtctcccaccccattctcatcgaaaaactaggtgactgtggcattgatgcctacacagtcagatggattgcaaattggctgaagggtcatactcagagggtagtgatggacgggtctttttcaacctggagggaaatcggcagtggagtcccccagggctcagtccttgggcccgcactgttcaatttctttattagtggcTTGCATGATGGGGtaaaaaagcagcctgtttaaatctgctgatgataccaagatttggggtgaggtgggcacggtagtagggaaggacagattacagcaggacctggacaggttacaggggtgggctaatgaaaataggatgggtttcaatactgacaagtgcaggatgctgcacttgggcagtag
Coding sequences:
- the MICAL3 gene encoding F-actin-monooxygenase MICAL3 isoform X6, with the translated sequence MEESGNEKVNQAHVLFDRFVQASTCKGTLKAFQELCDYLELKPKDYRSFYHKLKSKLNYWKAKALWAKLDKRGSHKDYKKGKACANTKCLIIGAGPCGLRTAIDLSLLGAKVVVIEKRDAFSRNNVLHLWPFTIHDLRGLGAKKFYGKFCAGSIDHISIRQLQLILLKVALILGIEIHVNVEFQGLVYPPEDQENERIGWRALVHPKTHPVSEYEFEVIIGGDGRRNTLEGFRRKEFRGKLAIAITANFINRNTTAEAKVEEISGVAFIFNQKFFQDLREDTGIDLENIVYYKDDTHYFVMTAKKQSLLDKGVIRHDYADTELLLSRENVDQEALLNYAREAADFSTNQQLPSLDFAINHYGQPDVAMFDFTCMYASENAALVREQNGHQLLVALVGDSLLEPFWPMGTGIARGFLAAMDSAWMVRSWSLGASPLEVLAERESIYRLLPQTTPENVTKNFSQYSIDPATRYPNINVNFLRPHQVRHLYNKGDLKDIHLEMENFVNSRTPKLSRNESVARSSKLLNWCQRQTDGYSGVNVTDLTISWKSGLALCAIIHRYRPDLIDFNSLDEHNVEKNNQLAFDIAEKEFGISPIMTGKEMASVGDPDKLSMVMYLTQFYEMFKDTIPSSDNLDLNAEEKAALIASTKSPISFLSKLGQSISRKRMPKDKKEKELDGAGKRRKTSQSEDEEVPRNYRDERPTLVSALTERRIDAAIGNQNKVKSMATQLLAKFEENAPVQSTGLRRQPVLPYQERVLNQPSYRQREQGRLAPVPQWKQEMKK